Proteins co-encoded in one Streptomyces diastaticus subsp. diastaticus genomic window:
- a CDS encoding class II aldolase/adducin family protein: MEKNFAHPGRAWRLLEDRTVARAWHDLLETARATLRDGLVAGTSGNVSVRVTPDRPAVATDDLVLITPTGVPYDRLGPEDAVAVTLDGRQVLGTLEPTSELPLHLAVHRSGTARAVVHTHAPHATAVSTLVDTLPPVHYMAAALGGPVRTAPYALYGTEELAGHLLEALRDRTACLLRNHGTVTTGDTLAQALDRTVQLEWMCRVWLLARSVPGHTPSLLDADQLAAAADRLRGYGQPGG; this comes from the coding sequence ATGGAGAAGAACTTCGCGCACCCCGGCCGCGCCTGGCGGCTCCTGGAGGACCGGACGGTCGCCCGCGCCTGGCACGACCTGCTGGAGACGGCCCGGGCCACCCTCCGTGACGGACTGGTGGCCGGCACCTCCGGCAACGTCTCGGTCCGCGTCACCCCCGACCGCCCGGCCGTCGCCACGGACGACCTCGTCCTGATCACCCCCACCGGCGTCCCCTACGACCGGCTCGGCCCCGAGGACGCCGTCGCCGTCACCCTCGACGGCCGGCAGGTGCTCGGCACGCTGGAACCCACCAGCGAACTCCCCCTCCACCTCGCCGTGCACCGCTCCGGCACCGCCCGCGCCGTCGTCCACACCCACGCGCCGCACGCCACCGCCGTCTCCACGCTCGTCGACACGCTGCCGCCCGTCCACTACATGGCGGCCGCGCTCGGCGGCCCCGTCCGCACCGCCCCCTACGCGCTCTACGGCACCGAGGAACTCGCCGGCCACCTCCTCGAGGCCCTCCGGGACCGCACCGCCTGCCTGCTGCGCAACCACGGCACCGTCACCACCGGCGACACCCTCGCCCAGGCCCTGGACCGCACCGTGCAGCTCGAGTGGATGTGCCGCGTGTGGCTGCTCGCCCGTTCCGTCCCCGGTCACACCCCCTCCCTCCTCGACGCGGACCAGCTGGCCGCCGCCGCCGACCGGCTGCGCGGCTACGGCCAGCCGGGCGGGTGA
- a CDS encoding alpha/beta hydrolase, which yields MRIARTTALAVTAAVGAGAAAVAAGRYASDAALRLPAGHRLPTEPRLTVHRAEAGRITLTRDLAALRPGRYGLAGRDFHAAVGPVLDRTEGDVAADTVVRRLERVFHGAPDTGDRAWLTPQLYSGDPATALGLSYAEVEIPGELGVLPGWVVPGDRRTWVLAVHGLAGTMEHPMVVMEQLHRLGLPVLSLAYRGDKGAPRSPDGLNHLGDTEWRDVDAALRFAVANGATRVILYGWSTGATMALFAAARSSLRDRVGGLVLDSPVLGREETVRALAAAKHVPRAFLPLAVRAAEGRTGLSDDRLPHVGGPEGIRVPTLLVHGPDDETAPWEYSLALARSRRDLITLHTVPDAPHAAMWNADPTGYDEALRRFLTPLL from the coding sequence GTGCGTATCGCCCGAACGACGGCACTGGCCGTCACCGCCGCAGTCGGAGCCGGGGCCGCCGCAGTGGCGGCCGGCCGGTACGCCAGCGATGCCGCCCTGCGGCTCCCGGCCGGGCACCGGCTGCCCACCGAGCCCAGACTGACGGTCCACCGGGCCGAGGCCGGGCGGATCACCCTCACCCGCGACCTCGCCGCCCTGCGTCCGGGCCGCTACGGCCTCGCGGGCCGGGACTTCCACGCGGCCGTCGGGCCGGTGCTCGACCGGACCGAGGGCGACGTCGCCGCCGACACCGTCGTCCGGCGCCTGGAGCGCGTCTTCCACGGCGCCCCCGACACCGGCGACCGGGCCTGGCTGACCCCGCAGCTCTACAGCGGCGACCCCGCCACCGCCCTCGGCCTGTCCTACGCCGAGGTCGAGATCCCCGGCGAACTGGGCGTGCTGCCGGGCTGGGTGGTCCCCGGCGACCGCCGCACCTGGGTCCTGGCCGTCCACGGTCTGGCCGGCACCATGGAGCACCCCATGGTCGTCATGGAGCAGCTGCACCGCCTCGGCCTGCCGGTACTCTCCCTGGCCTACCGCGGTGACAAGGGGGCTCCCCGCTCCCCGGACGGCCTCAACCACCTCGGCGACACCGAGTGGCGGGACGTCGACGCGGCGCTGCGTTTCGCCGTCGCCAACGGGGCCACGCGCGTCATCCTGTACGGCTGGTCGACGGGCGCCACCATGGCCCTGTTCGCCGCCGCCCGCTCCTCGCTGCGCGACCGCGTCGGCGGGCTGGTCCTGGACTCCCCGGTCCTCGGCCGCGAGGAGACCGTCCGCGCCCTGGCCGCCGCCAAGCACGTGCCGCGCGCCTTCCTGCCGCTCGCCGTGCGCGCCGCCGAGGGCCGCACCGGGCTCAGCGACGACCGCCTCCCGCACGTCGGAGGGCCTGAGGGCATCCGCGTCCCCACCCTGCTCGTGCACGGGCCGGACGACGAGACCGCCCCCTGGGAGTACTCGCTCGCGCTGGCCCGCAGCCGCCGCGACCTCATCACCCTGCACACGGTGCCGGACGCCCCGCACGCCGCCATGTGGAACGCCGACCCCACCGGCTACGACGAGGCCCTGCGCCGCTTCCTGACCCCCCTGCTCTGA
- a CDS encoding sodium:solute symporter family protein translates to MDGLETAGFSAVVVVGLLVLFYGGTFLISTRIGKKNENADGYMTGGNNIGFGVSAASMTATWIWASSMYASATSGYTYGISGPIHYGLWGALMILFIYPFGKRIRAVAPKAHTLAEVMYARHGRSSQLMLAGSNIVGSVISLMSNFIAGGVLISLLSPFTFIQGVFAVAAGVLLYTLWSGFRASVLTDFVQVVAMLGAVAVIVPFIFFAAGFPAAFEIGAQNLTPQQGDFFSSEAFMGQGAPYIAAVLAYAIGNQTIAQRLFAVKQSLIKPVFVTATVGYGAMVIGVGMLGVLALYLGFEPTGGDLNNLIPEMAATYLPPVLLALFFIMIVGALSSTADSDLSALSSIMMADVYGQNVAGKKKADPRTMLLIGRLTMVVATAMAVAFASLQLSILDLLVFVGALWGALVFPVLASFYWEKVTNKAFTVSVLAALAAFLPVRFGWLPLDGFLGIVVDVVSVVGIGVVLGLMVFGFLGLKAAKIAGVLAVLVSAPFAIGSLHEYATLCGSLVAYSVSTVLCWAMSVRRQDGFDFALIAQRTGDFDDGSARRTDEGTGAAVVPPRTPGAGEDDRAPEAPANAK, encoded by the coding sequence GTGGACGGACTGGAAACAGCCGGGTTCAGCGCCGTGGTCGTGGTCGGATTGCTGGTTCTCTTCTACGGAGGGACCTTCCTGATCTCGACCCGCATCGGCAAGAAGAACGAGAACGCCGACGGCTACATGACCGGCGGCAACAACATCGGGTTCGGCGTCTCCGCCGCCAGCATGACCGCGACATGGATCTGGGCGTCCTCGATGTACGCCTCGGCCACGTCCGGATACACCTACGGCATCTCGGGCCCCATCCACTACGGGCTCTGGGGCGCCCTGATGATCCTGTTCATCTACCCCTTCGGCAAGCGCATCCGCGCCGTCGCCCCGAAGGCCCACACGCTCGCCGAGGTGATGTACGCCCGGCACGGCCGCTCCAGCCAGCTGATGCTCGCCGGGTCCAACATCGTCGGCAGCGTGATCAGCCTGATGTCCAACTTCATCGCCGGCGGCGTGCTGATCTCCCTGCTCTCCCCGTTCACCTTCATCCAGGGCGTCTTCGCCGTGGCGGCGGGCGTGCTGCTGTACACCCTGTGGTCCGGCTTCCGGGCCTCCGTGCTGACCGACTTCGTCCAGGTGGTCGCGATGCTCGGCGCGGTGGCGGTGATCGTGCCGTTCATCTTCTTCGCGGCCGGTTTCCCGGCCGCGTTCGAGATCGGGGCGCAGAACCTGACGCCGCAGCAGGGCGACTTCTTCTCCAGTGAGGCGTTCATGGGGCAGGGCGCCCCCTACATCGCCGCCGTCCTGGCCTACGCCATCGGCAACCAGACCATCGCCCAGCGGCTCTTCGCCGTGAAGCAGAGCCTGATCAAGCCGGTCTTCGTCACCGCGACCGTCGGTTACGGCGCCATGGTCATCGGTGTCGGAATGCTCGGCGTGCTCGCCCTCTACCTGGGCTTCGAGCCGACCGGCGGCGACCTCAACAACCTCATCCCCGAGATGGCGGCCACCTACCTGCCGCCCGTGCTGCTGGCGCTCTTCTTCATCATGATCGTCGGCGCGCTCTCCTCGACCGCCGACTCCGACCTCTCGGCCCTCTCCTCGATCATGATGGCCGACGTCTACGGCCAGAACGTGGCCGGCAAGAAGAAGGCCGACCCCCGGACGATGCTGCTGATCGGGCGCCTCACGATGGTGGTGGCCACCGCGATGGCCGTCGCCTTCGCCAGCCTCCAGCTGAGCATCCTCGACCTGCTGGTCTTCGTCGGCGCGCTGTGGGGCGCCCTCGTCTTCCCGGTGCTGGCCAGCTTCTACTGGGAGAAGGTCACCAACAAGGCGTTCACCGTCTCGGTGCTCGCGGCGCTCGCGGCGTTCCTGCCGGTCCGCTTCGGCTGGCTGCCCCTGGACGGCTTCCTCGGCATCGTCGTGGACGTGGTCTCGGTGGTCGGCATCGGTGTCGTGCTCGGCCTCATGGTCTTCGGCTTCCTCGGTCTCAAGGCGGCCAAGATCGCCGGGGTGCTGGCCGTGCTCGTCTCCGCGCCGTTCGCCATCGGCTCCCTCCACGAGTACGCGACGCTCTGCGGCTCGCTCGTCGCGTACTCCGTGAGCACCGTGCTCTGCTGGGCGATGTCCGTCCGCCGGCAGGACGGCTTCGACTTCGCCCTCATCGCGCAGCGCACCGGCGACTTCGACGACGGCTCGGCCCGGCGGACCGACGAGGGGACGGGCGCCGCCGTCGTCCCGCCCCGTACGCCCGGGGCGGGGGAGGACGACCGCGCCCCCGAGGCCCCCGCGAACGCCAAGTGA
- a CDS encoding putative transporter small subunit: MTTIALTVYILMWPVGVAAVLCVISRGFFREWAEARRKGEPMI; encoded by the coding sequence ATGACCACCATCGCCCTGACCGTGTACATCCTGATGTGGCCCGTCGGCGTGGCAGCCGTCCTGTGCGTGATCAGCCGTGGGTTCTTCCGGGAGTGGGCCGAGGCCCGCCGCAAGGGCGAGCCCATGATCTGA
- a CDS encoding VOC family protein: protein MAATASGPPTVFPTVLYADARAAVRTLTEAFGFTPAAVHETADGQIAHAELSLGNGAVMIGPKGTGSAYDRAMARGGPVGVYVVVTDVDAHHARAAAHDGVEILAPPADQEYGSRDYMARDAEGNVWSFGTYGPQLPA from the coding sequence ATGGCCGCGACGGCGAGCGGACCCCCCACCGTCTTCCCGACGGTCCTCTACGCGGACGCACGGGCTGCCGTGCGGACCCTGACCGAGGCGTTCGGCTTCACCCCGGCCGCCGTGCACGAGACGGCCGACGGCCAGATCGCCCACGCCGAGCTGTCACTCGGCAACGGCGCGGTGATGATCGGCCCGAAGGGCACGGGCAGCGCCTACGACCGGGCGATGGCCCGGGGCGGGCCGGTCGGCGTGTACGTCGTCGTCACCGACGTCGACGCCCACCACGCCCGCGCCGCCGCCCACGACGGCGTCGAGATCCTCGCCCCGCCGGCCGACCAGGAGTACGGCTCCCGCGACTACATGGCGCGGGACGCCGAGGGCAACGTCTGGAGCTTCGGCACGTACGGTCCCCAGCTGCCCGCCTGA
- a CDS encoding ABC-F family ATP-binding cassette domain-containing protein, with amino-acid sequence MITASGVELRAGARILIESATFRIAKGDRIGLVGRNGAGKTTLTKCLAGQGQPAAGTITSSGEVGYLPQDPRTGDLDVLARDRILSARGLDTLLKKMRENEQRMATGQGATREKAMRKYERLETEFLTKGGYAAEAEAATIAAALNLPDRVLGQPLHTLSGGQRRRIELARILFSDADVLLLDEPTNHLDADSIAWLRDYLKTYRGGFIVISHDVELVETVVNKVFYLDANRAQIDIYNMGWKLYQQQREADEKRRRRERQNAEKKAATLNAQADKMRAKATKTVAAQNMARRAERLLSGLEAERVSDKVAKLRFPEPAPCGKTPLTAEGLSKSYGSLEIFTDVSLAIDKGSRVVILGLNGAGKTTLLRLLAGTEKPDTGSVVEGHGLKLGYYAQEHETLDPDRTVLENMRSAAPDLDLVEVRKTLGSFLFSGDDVDKPAGVLSGGEKTRLALATLVVSSANVLLLDEPTNNLDPASREEILGALKTYKGAVVLVTHDEGAVDALQPERIILLPDGIEDLWGADYLDLVTLA; translated from the coding sequence GTGATCACCGCCTCCGGTGTCGAGCTGCGCGCCGGCGCCCGCATCCTCATCGAGTCCGCCACCTTCCGCATCGCCAAGGGCGACCGCATCGGCCTGGTCGGCCGCAACGGCGCGGGGAAGACCACCCTCACCAAGTGCCTCGCGGGGCAGGGCCAGCCCGCCGCCGGCACCATCACCTCCTCCGGCGAGGTCGGCTACCTCCCGCAGGACCCGCGCACCGGCGACCTCGACGTCCTCGCCCGCGACCGCATCCTCTCCGCCCGGGGCCTGGACACCCTGCTCAAGAAGATGCGGGAGAACGAGCAGCGGATGGCCACCGGCCAGGGCGCGACCCGCGAGAAGGCGATGCGCAAGTACGAGCGGCTGGAGACGGAGTTCCTGACCAAGGGCGGGTACGCCGCCGAGGCCGAGGCCGCCACCATCGCCGCCGCGCTCAACCTCCCCGACCGGGTGCTCGGCCAGCCCCTGCACACGCTCTCCGGCGGTCAGCGGCGCCGGATCGAGCTGGCCCGCATCCTCTTCTCCGACGCCGACGTGCTGCTCCTGGACGAGCCCACCAACCACCTCGACGCGGACTCCATCGCCTGGCTGCGCGACTACCTGAAGACCTACCGCGGCGGCTTCATCGTGATCTCCCACGATGTCGAACTGGTCGAGACGGTGGTCAACAAGGTCTTCTACCTGGACGCCAACCGCGCCCAGATCGACATCTACAACATGGGCTGGAAGCTCTACCAGCAGCAGCGCGAGGCCGACGAGAAGCGCCGCCGCCGCGAGCGGCAGAACGCCGAGAAGAAGGCCGCGACCCTCAACGCCCAGGCCGACAAGATGCGGGCCAAGGCCACCAAGACGGTCGCCGCGCAGAACATGGCCCGCCGCGCCGAGCGGCTGCTCTCCGGCCTGGAGGCCGAACGGGTCAGCGACAAGGTCGCCAAGCTGCGCTTCCCCGAGCCCGCCCCCTGCGGCAAGACCCCGCTCACCGCCGAGGGGCTCTCCAAGTCGTACGGCTCGCTGGAGATCTTCACCGACGTCAGCCTCGCCATCGACAAGGGCTCCCGGGTCGTCATCCTCGGCCTCAACGGCGCGGGCAAGACCACCCTGCTGCGCCTCCTCGCGGGCACCGAGAAGCCCGACACCGGCAGCGTCGTCGAGGGCCACGGGCTGAAGCTCGGCTACTACGCCCAGGAGCACGAGACGCTCGACCCCGACCGCACCGTCCTGGAGAACATGCGCTCGGCCGCGCCCGACCTGGACCTGGTCGAGGTCCGCAAGACGCTCGGCTCGTTCCTCTTCTCCGGCGACGACGTCGACAAGCCGGCCGGGGTGCTCTCCGGCGGTGAGAAGACCCGGCTGGCGCTCGCCACCCTGGTCGTCTCCTCGGCCAACGTGCTGCTCCTGGACGAGCCCACCAACAACCTCGACCCGGCCAGCCGCGAGGAGATCCTCGGCGCGCTCAAGACGTACAAGGGCGCCGTCGTCCTCGTCACCCACGACGAGGGCGCCGTCGACGCGCTCCAGCCCGAGCGGATCATCCTGCTCCCCGACGGGATCGAGGACCTCTGGGGCGCCGACTACCTCGACCTGGTCACCCTGGCCTGA
- a CDS encoding helix-turn-helix domain-containing protein, whose amino-acid sequence MAETLKKGSRVTGAARDKLAADLKRKYDDGASIRALAEETGRSYGFVHRMLSESGVTLRGRGGATRGKKASAD is encoded by the coding sequence GTGGCCGAGACTCTGAAGAAGGGCAGCCGGGTGACCGGCGCGGCGCGCGACAAGCTCGCCGCCGACCTGAAGAGGAAGTACGACGACGGCGCGAGCATTCGTGCGCTGGCGGAGGAAACCGGACGTTCCTACGGGTTCGTCCACCGGATGCTCAGCGAATCCGGTGTCACACTGCGCGGACGTGGCGGCGCGACCAGAGGCAAGAAGGCCTCGGCGGACTGA
- a CDS encoding enoyl-CoA hydratase/isomerase family protein gives MAATDSATPLLDQDGVRLTVDGATATVTLTNPAKRNAQSPALWRGLVEAGRLLPGSVRVAVLRGEGRSFSAGLDRQAFTPEGFDGEPSFLDMGKGPAEELDAIIASYQEAFTWWRRSDLITIAAVQGHAIGAGFQLALACDLRVVAEDVQFAMRETSLGLVPDLTGTQPLVHLVGYARALEICATGRFVHAEEAERTGLANLVVPAEQLDAAVADLAAALLAAPRDAVVETKALLQGAVGRGLDEQRAAERAAQGRRLRDLVGQGD, from the coding sequence ATGGCCGCGACCGATTCCGCAACCCCGCTGCTCGACCAGGACGGCGTACGCCTGACCGTGGACGGGGCGACCGCCACGGTCACGCTGACCAACCCGGCCAAGCGCAACGCGCAGAGCCCGGCACTGTGGCGCGGCCTCGTCGAGGCCGGCCGGCTGCTGCCCGGCTCCGTGCGGGTCGCCGTGCTCCGGGGCGAGGGCAGGTCCTTCTCGGCGGGGCTGGACCGGCAGGCGTTCACGCCGGAAGGGTTCGACGGCGAGCCGTCCTTCCTCGACATGGGCAAGGGCCCGGCCGAGGAGCTGGACGCGATCATCGCCTCGTACCAGGAGGCGTTCACCTGGTGGCGGCGGAGTGACCTGATCACCATCGCCGCCGTGCAGGGCCACGCGATCGGCGCCGGCTTCCAGCTGGCGCTCGCCTGCGACCTGCGGGTGGTCGCCGAGGACGTGCAGTTCGCCATGCGCGAGACCAGCCTCGGCCTGGTCCCCGACCTGACCGGCACCCAGCCGCTGGTCCACCTGGTGGGCTACGCCCGCGCCCTGGAGATCTGCGCCACCGGCCGCTTCGTCCACGCCGAGGAGGCGGAGCGCACCGGCCTCGCCAACCTCGTCGTCCCCGCCGAGCAGCTCGACGCCGCCGTCGCCGACCTCGCCGCCGCGCTGCTCGCCGCTCCCCGCGACGCCGTCGTGGAGACCAAGGCCCTGCTCCAGGGCGCCGTCGGCCGTGGCCTCGACGAGCAGCGCGCCGCCGAGCGCGCCGCCCAGGGCCGCCGTCTGCGTGACCTGGTGGGCCAGGGGGACTGA
- a CDS encoding nucleopolyhedrovirus P10 family protein, whose product MSTDGWTEAVRHQLGLGRLLPMGEAPDGAWLTEAAARTVLRRSADEVPGVRLGPLRISPVDGAPTEEPAVPPPPSALWPGPLRIGAEFTATRLEPFPALADRLRAALAEAAAGRLGLQVTEVDLRVAGVERPGEPAEDEPPATARPSGTPPESGPAREDSPEARVASTALAVPGVARLGGAFGGRGGAVRLDQPTGPHRPGHVRVELAVSAGHRPLDVARAVRRAVAGTLPDHPTVAVLVTAVD is encoded by the coding sequence ATGAGTACGGACGGGTGGACGGAAGCGGTACGGCATCAACTGGGCCTGGGCAGGCTGTTGCCGATGGGAGAGGCGCCGGACGGCGCGTGGCTGACCGAGGCGGCGGCCCGCACCGTTCTGCGCCGTTCGGCGGACGAGGTGCCCGGGGTACGGCTGGGGCCGCTGCGGATCTCCCCGGTGGACGGCGCGCCCACCGAGGAGCCGGCGGTGCCCCCGCCGCCGAGTGCGCTGTGGCCGGGGCCGCTGCGGATCGGCGCGGAGTTCACGGCGACCCGCCTGGAGCCCTTCCCCGCGCTGGCCGACCGGCTCCGCGCGGCGCTCGCCGAGGCGGCAGCCGGCCGGCTGGGCCTGCAGGTCACCGAGGTGGACCTGCGGGTCGCCGGGGTGGAGCGGCCCGGCGAGCCTGCCGAGGACGAACCGCCGGCCACCGCCCGCCCCTCCGGCACGCCCCCCGAGAGCGGCCCCGCGCGCGAGGACTCCCCCGAGGCGCGGGTCGCCTCGACGGCCCTCGCGGTACCGGGGGTGGCCCGGCTCGGCGGCGCGTTCGGCGGCCGGGGCGGCGCGGTGCGGCTGGACCAGCCCACCGGGCCTCACCGCCCCGGCCATGTCCGCGTGGAACTGGCGGTGTCGGCCGGCCACCGGCCGCTGGATGTGGCCCGCGCGGTCCGCCGGGCCGTCGCCGGGACCCTGCCGGACCACCCCACGGTGGCGGTGCTGGTGACGGCGGTGGACTGA
- a CDS encoding Asp23/Gls24 family envelope stress response protein, whose protein sequence is MTEPTQREGQGEQGARRSHGGPGTRGKTTIADGVVEKIAGLAARDVGGVHAMGSGISRTFGAMRDRVPGGGKSVTRGVSAEVGEVQTALDLEIVVEYGVSIADVARSVRENVVNAVERMTGLEVVEVNIAVSDVKLPDEDDDDSDGGDGRNLQ, encoded by the coding sequence ATGACCGAGCCCACACAGCGCGAGGGCCAGGGGGAGCAGGGAGCCCGCCGGAGCCACGGCGGCCCGGGGACCCGGGGGAAGACCACCATCGCCGACGGCGTGGTGGAGAAGATCGCGGGCCTCGCGGCCCGGGACGTCGGCGGCGTGCACGCCATGGGCAGCGGGATCTCCCGGACCTTCGGCGCGATGCGCGACCGGGTGCCGGGCGGCGGCAAGTCCGTCACCCGCGGCGTCAGCGCCGAGGTCGGCGAGGTGCAGACCGCCCTCGACCTGGAGATCGTCGTCGAGTACGGCGTGTCGATCGCCGACGTGGCCCGCTCGGTGCGGGAGAACGTGGTGAACGCGGTCGAGCGGATGACGGGCCTGGAGGTCGTCGAGGTCAACATCGCCGTCAGCGACGTCAAGCTGCCGGACGAGGACGACGACGACAGCGACGGCGGCGACGGCCGCAACCTCCAGTGA
- a CDS encoding Asp23/Gls24 family envelope stress response protein, which yields MTPVTSGPVAPAERGETHIADQVVAKIAGQAAREALRGNQRDADPPRATVSIHQDRARVRVSVELGYPTDIGRQCGAVRRRVTERVEGLTGMTVPEVAVQVEKLHAATGRMQGRAR from the coding sequence GTGACGCCTGTGACCAGCGGACCGGTCGCTCCGGCGGAACGCGGCGAGACGCACATCGCGGACCAGGTCGTCGCCAAGATCGCCGGGCAGGCCGCGCGGGAGGCTCTGCGCGGCAACCAGCGGGACGCGGACCCGCCCCGCGCCACTGTCAGCATCCACCAGGACCGTGCCCGGGTCCGGGTCAGCGTCGAACTGGGCTACCCCACGGACATCGGCCGCCAGTGCGGGGCCGTACGCCGCCGGGTCACCGAACGCGTCGAGGGGCTCACCGGCATGACGGTGCCCGAGGTCGCCGTCCAGGTCGAGAAGTTGCACGCCGCGACGGGCCGGATGCAAGGGAGGGCCCGATGA
- a CDS encoding DUF6286 domain-containing protein has protein sequence MSETPGPDGATRSGSGGVLEKDPRVRDATPPERGPELAPGGRAHRFWSARRIPAALTALVLLGASGLLLYDVVAVRAGHPAMAWRRTLARELAERPLDDIWTLVGAGVATALGLWLLFLALTPGRRRLLQMRRVHPDVRAVLHRKAAALALRDRAMQVPGVRSAKVRLKRRKAKVRAVAHFRDVDEVRTDLRSAFGDAVEELGLARPPKVSVKVVRPQRKG, from the coding sequence ATGAGCGAGACCCCCGGACCGGACGGCGCCACCCGTTCCGGCAGCGGCGGCGTGCTGGAGAAGGACCCGCGGGTACGGGACGCCACCCCGCCGGAGCGCGGGCCGGAACTGGCGCCCGGCGGACGCGCCCACCGCTTCTGGTCCGCGCGCCGGATTCCCGCCGCCCTCACCGCCCTGGTGCTCCTCGGCGCCAGCGGCCTCCTGCTGTACGACGTGGTGGCGGTCCGGGCCGGTCACCCGGCGATGGCCTGGCGCCGCACCCTCGCCCGGGAGCTGGCCGAACGCCCGCTGGACGACATCTGGACGCTGGTGGGGGCGGGCGTCGCCACCGCGCTCGGCCTGTGGCTGCTCTTCCTCGCCCTCACCCCCGGACGCCGCCGCCTGCTGCAGATGCGCCGCGTCCACCCGGACGTCCGCGCCGTGCTGCACCGCAAGGCCGCCGCGCTGGCCCTGCGGGACCGGGCGATGCAGGTGCCCGGCGTGCGGAGCGCCAAGGTGCGGCTCAAGCGGCGCAAGGCCAAGGTGCGTGCCGTCGCGCACTTCCGCGACGTGGACGAGGTCCGCACCGACCTGCGGTCCGCCTTCGGCGACGCGGTCGAGGAACTCGGTCTCGCCCGCCCGCCCAAGGTGTCGGTCAAAGTCGTCCGTCCCCAGCGAAAGGGGTGA
- the amaP gene encoding alkaline shock response membrane anchor protein AmaP: protein MTSVRTKVNRLLLALAGLLLIVAGGATLAVGLGVKPPSWWIYDGRHEVLLTEANRTRWRGEGWWWPVVIAALAVILLLALWWLSAELRRHRLTALSVDTGDGDGAEVRGRAVEDALGDEAERLPGVDRARVLLRGRRSSPEVRAGLRLEPNAGPRETLERLVGQGLRDARGALGRDELPAEVVLKAARHKAERVS, encoded by the coding sequence GTGACCAGCGTGCGAACCAAGGTCAACCGTCTCCTGCTCGCCCTGGCCGGCCTGCTGCTGATCGTCGCGGGCGGCGCCACCCTCGCGGTCGGCCTCGGGGTGAAGCCGCCGTCCTGGTGGATCTACGACGGCCGTCACGAGGTGCTGCTCACCGAGGCCAACCGCACCCGCTGGCGAGGAGAGGGCTGGTGGTGGCCGGTGGTGATCGCCGCCCTCGCGGTCATCCTGCTGCTCGCCCTGTGGTGGCTCTCGGCCGAACTGCGCCGCCACCGCCTGACCGCGCTCTCCGTCGACACCGGTGACGGCGACGGGGCCGAGGTGCGGGGCCGCGCGGTGGAGGACGCCCTCGGCGACGAGGCCGAGCGGCTGCCCGGCGTCGACCGGGCCAGGGTGCTGCTACGCGGCCGCCGCAGCTCCCCCGAGGTGCGGGCCGGCCTGCGGCTGGAGCCGAACGCCGGTCCGCGCGAGACGCTGGAGCGGCTGGTCGGCCAAGGGCTGCGGGACGCCCGGGGCGCCCTCGGCCGCGACGAGCTGCCCGCCGAGGTGGTCCTCAAGGCGGCCCGCCACAAGGCGGAACGGGTCTCCTGA
- a CDS encoding SDR family oxidoreductase: MDLGLKDRVYVVTGATRGLGNATARALAADGAKVVVSGRDQGTAEQAAEAIGPNAVGVGADNADPRAAERLLAAAKEHFGRLDGVLVSVGGPPPGSAASTTDEQWEAGFASVFLGAVRLARAAAAELGEGGVIGFVLSGSVHEPITGLTVSNGLRPGLAGFAKSLANEVGPRGIRVVGVLPGKIDTDRIREIDGFAEDPAAARAAAEASIPLRRYGRPEEFGRTAAFLLSPAASYLTGVMVPVDGGVRHGF, encoded by the coding sequence ATGGATCTTGGACTGAAGGACCGCGTCTACGTCGTCACCGGCGCCACCCGGGGCCTCGGCAACGCCACCGCCCGCGCCCTCGCCGCCGACGGCGCGAAGGTCGTCGTCAGCGGCCGCGACCAGGGCACCGCCGAGCAGGCCGCCGAGGCGATCGGCCCGAACGCCGTCGGCGTCGGCGCCGACAACGCCGACCCGCGGGCCGCCGAGCGCCTGCTCGCCGCCGCCAAGGAGCACTTCGGCCGCCTCGACGGCGTCCTCGTCAGCGTCGGCGGGCCGCCGCCCGGCTCCGCCGCCTCCACCACCGACGAGCAGTGGGAGGCCGGTTTCGCCTCGGTCTTCCTCGGCGCGGTGCGTCTCGCCAGGGCCGCCGCGGCGGAGTTGGGCGAGGGCGGCGTCATCGGCTTCGTGCTCTCCGGCTCCGTCCACGAGCCGATCACCGGCCTGACCGTCTCCAACGGCCTGCGCCCGGGCCTCGCCGGATTCGCCAAGTCGCTGGCCAACGAGGTCGGCCCGCGCGGCATCCGGGTGGTGGGCGTGCTGCCCGGGAAGATCGACACCGACCGCATCCGGGAGATCGACGGCTTCGCCGAGGACCCGGCCGCCGCCCGCGCCGCCGCCGAGGCGTCCATCCCGCTGAGGCGGTACGGCCGCCCGGAGGAGTTCGGCCGCACGGCCGCCTTCCTCCTCTCCCCCGCCGCCTCCTACCTCACCGGCGTCATGGTCCCGGTCGACGGCGGCGTCCGGCACGGCTTCTGA